The DNA window GAAGAAGTGGAACAATTCAATAGGGTGTGGGAGGCGATGGTGAAGAAATACAatcttgaaaataatgaatggcTTTTCGGACTGTACCGAATTCGTGATAAATGGGCAAGGTGCAtgatgaaagaaagatggaCCGTGGGAATACGAAACACCCGACTTAGCGAAAGCCTAAATGTAGCaattaaaaatcatttgaaactggATCACGACCTTGTACAGTTCTTTAGACATTTCAATCAGGTAGTTGATGAAAAGAGACATAATAAACTCATCGCAGAATATGAAATGAGGCAAAAGCTCCCCATGGTAGGGTTGAGGCAAACACCTATGCTTGTGCATGCATCAGAGACGTATTCACCAACCGTATTTGTTACATTCCAAAATGAATATGGTGAGTCAACAGCTATGGTTATATTGAGATAACAAGGCGCAGGGATGTTTGTGAGTTTGCGGTCATGAGGTATGATGGAGGACCTGAAAGAATAGTGGTATTCAATCGGAATGATCTAAGTGTATGCTGTAGTTGCAAAAAATACGAGAATGAAGGAATTTTGTGTGGGCACGCGTTGAAGGTGTTTGATATTGTGGGCATAAAAACAATTCCTCCTGAATACGTTAAGAGACGATGGACAAAAAGAGCTCGGGCAGGAGACTGTTTTGATCGGTGAGGACAGGAAATTGTGGCTGATCCAAAAGTAATCATTTGAACTCGTTATTGAGAGCTCGCTCCAGCCATGATTAAGGACGCTACTCGAGCAGCAATGTCGGAGGATACCAGCAAAGTAGTAATCATCGTCATATCCGATTTGGCAAAGAGAGTTGAGCTCCTCCTCTCAGAAAATGAAGAGCAACCTTcgcaaaatcataaaaatctaAATGTGGAAGAACGTGATAAGACACAATTTGTAAATGAAATGGGAGAGGCAATAGTCACAAGAGGCATTAAAAAACATGCCAGTAGGAAAAGAAGTAAAGTGATGCAAAGTTGGGTCGCTAAATTGatagattaaaaagaaaatctagatTGCCAAGAACTACACAGATTACGGTAAGGATCCAATTTTTATGATGGTAAACATTTATGCTAAAACAATGTTATCGTTGTCATGTTAAGTAAAGTTTAGGTACCATTCACTATAAAATAACATTATTGTCGTGTCAATAATACAGGTCTCAGAATCGGAGCCGACATCGATTTTATTTGATGAACACATGTTTATGGGATGCCGTTCATCAATTGACTCACTTTCGGTTAGTATAAAATGGGCATGGCTTTAGcttttatttggatgtttctaacAACATAATTAGTTACATTGATGTGACATTGTGCAATAATTTTGTTACAGCTGTCATCCCTCATGATATATCTATTTTGTCTGTGTTATATAATTATTTGGCCCATAGAAAACTCGTAGACGTATTCAATGAGCCAGTCAGTGAATGGTCCTCCAAATACTGTTGCTGCCGAAATCGAGGAAAGTGAAACGGTATGCATACATTTAGTAGATAAAATAAAGACCTTCTTGTTCAGATTGTAGAGCTACTATTCTTTAATTGTAATGGTGGGTACTCGAACGCTGTCAAAGCATGCATATTATGTAGTTAACGTATGCTCGCTTTAATGAcatattttttatattatcCGAAGGTCCACCGTTTGGCTAATCAGAGGCCTCCTGGAATGTCCCTACATAATGGAAGCACcccaaattttctattttttccaaGCATAACTCCGTTAGAGATATCTTAATGGTCTGATATATCGTTTTTCTTGTTATAATGTCTAGTCCAATTTAGCTTTGTAACTGAGCAATAGGCAATACTAATGATTTGTTGACAGTGGAATAgttatattatataatgtagGAGGAGCGTGCGGCAATTTCAACACATTGTGATATTGATGCATATCATGTCTTTTCACCATCACCCCAGGTGACAAACTTTTATCATTGAGTCACATATTTATGTAGTCTTGTTAATTGGATACTTGAACATCGTATATCATTAACCGTATGTTCCAGCAGCTGTATTAGCTGATTTCAAAACATTTCAGGAAAGAAATAACACCCAGGGATTGCGACTAATTGTTGACGTCACCTCCTCTCTGATGCAGGTTGATGAATGATGTGTACCTATAATTTTTTAACGACACAATAAGTGGTTGACCAAACAATTGAGTTCCGATTATCCGTCAACAATTCAGTTCACCTTATTTAGTGATGTTAGTACTTTTCCGTTGAAGATATTGCTCAGTTTCAATCGGTTCCCTATTATCAGATTGTTTTAATCTACAATCTTCAAATATATTAGTGCTTGTTGATTGTAACTGTAAAATTTGTTCAATTATGTCGCATTAGTTGCCTTGAACGAGATTTGCGGTGTTTTTGGACGAACATTTGTTATTGGACTTCCATGTCATCCTGGTCGGGAATGTCGCATATGTACGTTACAAGCAGTTAATAAGCTGTTACAATTTATTCATGTCCTTGAACCATTTACCTTCGATGTTTCACTCTGTTCAAACTTAGACAAGTGGGTTACAATTGCATTAACGAAGAGTATTGCAACTGGCAAATAGAGGCACTTCAATAGGTATTACAAGTTCCTCTCCAATTGAATTATGGTGTCTTTTAACCACATGACCACATGTTGGTAATTGTTTCGCAGATGAAAATGATAGTGCAAGGGGACACCTAATTTGTAATGTTAAATGTAAGTTTTATAATGCAATAGATAGTCATAACGAAGAGTACAGAATAAGTTACAACCTGTTAGGTATATGTTACAATATGTTACAACTAGTGATATTGTTTGGCAGCTTTTCGTCTTCTCTTcttaaaactagtgatattatAACTAGTGATATTACAATATGTTACAACTAGTAATATATGTTCTAGTTAAAATACGATGAACTTTTGCCATTCTCTTGTTTGTGCCATTGCCCTTGGCCCAAACAATAATTCCCTCCCGACACATTAAATTTCTTAGACACTTAATTAAGTGTTTACTGAGAATATAGAGATGATCGTTTCGAATCCCAAAACAATTGATGTAGCGAGGCCTTCTCGAACATCACATTAAATTAGCGAGATCTTCTCGAACATCATGCAACCCATTGACTGCTATTTGGCTCCCAAGAACTTGGTTTTTGTTTGAACACTCTATTGATGAGACTGCAATTGACGGTGGAGGGGGGTTGAAGATTACTAAAAATAAATTTCATACACGGGTCCATTGCCACCCTTCAGTGGAATGAAATTGGAAGTGTTAAGTGGAATAAAATGGAAAGTGTGGGCGAAAATGAAAGGGGGACGAACAAACAATTATGTCTTTGCGGATATACAACTGCAACCGCACCCTTTTATAGTCCGCAGGACCCTTTAATATGCTAAAATATCAGGGGCCAATGCATACCAGGCCAATTATAACATCACGGGAGTGGA is part of the Coffea eugenioides isolate CCC68of chromosome 6, Ceug_1.0, whole genome shotgun sequence genome and encodes:
- the LOC113774116 gene encoding protein FAR1-RELATED SEQUENCE 5-like, whose product is MAAALSLVMSQTFHGLCTFHIRRNFMKHLGNHYKENSDLPYMFDACMYEIEEVEQFNRVWEAMVKKYNLENNEWLFGLYRIRDKWARCMMKERWTVGIRNTRLSESLNVAIKNHLKLDHDLVQFFRHFNQVVDEKRHNKLIAEYEMRQKLPMVGLRQTPMLVHASETYGYIEITRRRDVCEFAVMRYDGGPERIVVFNRNDLSVCCSCKKYENEGILCGHALKVFDIVGIKTIPPEYVKRRWTKRARAGDCFDR